A single Acetonema longum DSM 6540 DNA region contains:
- a CDS encoding DUF2310 family Zn-ribbon-containing protein, translating to MFVAELKFVQPEEMASNDQIQEALEFLLHDLRMNGQIVGREYPIAYQGNEFRSFVLIPEPDALNTERANSYVLKALTQLKKLAIEYSWKIIGCEPECASVCSCTQTKSFILYTTYLSHEAPLRCGECFGTIPLYRIPATQDDQYSEILSWESDYKACDTLQINCATGEKFGIAQLSKHDSSLSQRGIDICQKITADTGIPVYYYLLRVSGRSKQSELKIKCPSCHHEWLLQESLHGIFDYKCDRCRLLSNIAWAVR from the coding sequence ATGTTTGTTGCAGAGCTTAAATTTGTTCAACCAGAAGAAATGGCAAGTAACGATCAAATTCAAGAAGCACTGGAATTTCTACTACATGATTTACGTATGAACGGTCAGATAGTAGGGCGGGAGTACCCTATCGCCTATCAGGGCAACGAATTTCGCTCTTTTGTATTGATTCCTGAGCCTGATGCCTTGAATACAGAAAGAGCAAATTCTTATGTGCTAAAGGCTCTAACTCAGCTTAAAAAGTTAGCTATTGAGTACTCTTGGAAGATAATTGGCTGCGAGCCGGAATGTGCATCAGTATGTAGTTGCACCCAGACAAAGTCATTTATTCTTTATACGACCTATCTTTCACACGAGGCGCCTTTACGTTGCGGGGAGTGCTTTGGGACAATTCCTTTGTATCGGATACCGGCAACCCAGGATGATCAATATTCGGAGATCCTTAGTTGGGAAAGCGACTATAAAGCATGCGACACGCTGCAAATAAATTGCGCAACAGGAGAAAAGTTTGGGATAGCGCAGCTATCGAAACATGATAGCAGTCTGTCGCAAAGGGGCATTGATATTTGTCAAAAGATTACCGCCGACACAGGGATACCGGTCTATTACTATTTACTTAGAGTTTCCGGCAGAAGTAAACAGTCGGAATTAAAAATCAAGTGCCCGTCCTGCCATCATGAATGGCTGCTTCAGGAATCTTTGCATGGAATATTTGATTATAAATGTGACAGATGCAGATTGCTATCGAATATCGCCTGGGCAGTTCGCTGA